One Leptospira bourretii DNA segment encodes these proteins:
- a CDS encoding ExbD/TolR family protein has protein sequence MLRRKRVAPSVPVSSMADIAFLLLVFFMVTSVLDSDPDLPINLPDVPGGEQLNKKIANLYLTADEKRTVYFNSVKMELNEAMSEIRAKISTTPDLKVLIHADQDLTYEELDNVFETLREIGALKVSLVTKTTQGGGLKGK, from the coding sequence ATGTTACGAAGAAAGAGAGTCGCACCTTCAGTTCCCGTAAGTTCGATGGCAGACATTGCCTTCTTACTGCTCGTGTTCTTTATGGTAACCTCCGTATTAGATTCGGATCCAGACCTTCCCATCAATCTACCAGATGTTCCTGGTGGAGAACAGTTAAACAAAAAGATAGCTAATCTTTATCTAACTGCTGATGAAAAGAGAACTGTCTATTTCAACTCAGTGAAGATGGAACTTAACGAAGCAATGAGTGAAATCAGAGCTAAAATTTCCACTACACCTGACTTAAAAGTTTTGATCCACGCAGATCAAGATTTAACTTATGAAGAGTTGGACAATGTATTCGAAACTCTCCGAGAGATTGGAGCCTTAAAGGTTTCTCTCGTTACCAAGACCACTCAAGGTGGCGGGTTAAAAGGAAAGTAA
- a CDS encoding AraC family transcriptional regulator, translating to MKTLNSPSKIQTEIKNIPMVHLTDVHEDAQNPYFYAGRLEELPNEFQDFDSSHRHSYYALFFFTEGEGNHSIDFTSHSITKNSLFFLRPGQVHSWTFSKPVKGFALKIYPDYLSEQGGQVTNFQNYPFFQLGNENSKLVVEEREQLKNDFERLLAEKNSKSNSSMIYLLIQLVLQQSLKEFNTSFSDKVTVDSKLWDFFRLLENHFKDQKTTSYYAKQIGTSSGNLNQLCQKQYGKSAKAIIQERLILEIKRLLLHSDLNINQIALTLGFFDNSYFSKFFKNHTDNSPENFRRLKRKLP from the coding sequence ATGAAAACTCTAAATTCACCATCCAAGATACAAACCGAAATCAAAAACATTCCGATGGTTCACTTAACAGATGTTCATGAGGATGCCCAAAATCCCTATTTCTATGCCGGTCGTTTGGAAGAATTGCCAAATGAATTCCAAGACTTTGATAGTTCGCATAGGCATTCGTATTATGCGTTATTCTTTTTTACAGAAGGAGAAGGAAACCATTCCATCGACTTCACTTCCCATTCGATTACAAAAAATAGTCTTTTCTTTTTAAGGCCGGGCCAAGTCCATTCTTGGACTTTTTCAAAACCTGTGAAAGGTTTTGCCTTAAAGATTTATCCTGACTATTTATCCGAACAGGGAGGACAGGTCACAAACTTTCAAAACTATCCCTTTTTCCAATTGGGAAATGAAAATTCGAAACTAGTGGTAGAAGAAAGAGAACAGTTAAAAAACGATTTTGAAAGATTACTCGCCGAAAAAAATTCTAAATCAAATTCTTCTATGATCTATCTTCTGATTCAGTTGGTTTTGCAACAATCACTGAAAGAATTTAATACATCCTTTTCAGACAAAGTGACCGTCGATTCCAAGTTATGGGATTTTTTTCGTTTATTAGAAAATCATTTTAAAGACCAAAAAACAACTTCGTATTATGCAAAACAAATTGGAACTTCCTCTGGAAATCTGAACCAATTATGCCAAAAACAATATGGAAAATCGGCAAAAGCAATCATCCAAGAAAGGCTTATTTTAGAAATCAAACGACTGTTACTACATTCTGATTTGAATATCAACCAAATTGCTTTGACTTTGGGTTTCTTTGACAATTCCTACTTCAGTAAATTTTTTAAAAACCATACCGACAACTCACCTGAAAATTTTAGGCGCCTGAAACGAAAACTACCATAA
- a CDS encoding type II toxin-antitoxin system death-on-curing family toxin, with protein sequence MKREPKWLNRKIAEAIHLDQIKQHGGSLGIRDIGLLESALDRPKNQWHYKPESTIFELTASLGIGVAKNHPFMDGNKRTSFLLMYVFLASNGFTIDTSEEDVVNVMLKVADGSFKADELAKWLKHSSKSNQ encoded by the coding sequence ATGAAACGAGAACCAAAGTGGTTAAATCGTAAAATTGCAGAAGCGATTCACTTAGATCAAATCAAACAACACGGCGGTTCTTTAGGGATTCGGGATATCGGTTTACTCGAATCAGCTTTGGACAGGCCTAAGAATCAATGGCATTACAAACCTGAGTCTACTATTTTTGAACTGACTGCTTCCCTTGGAATCGGCGTTGCTAAAAATCATCCCTTTATGGATGGAAACAAGAGAACGTCGTTTCTTTTGATGTATGTATTTTTAGCTTCTAACGGATTCACTATAGATACATCAGAGGAAGATGTTGTGAATGTTATGTTAAAAGTAGCAGATGGTTCTTTCAAAGCAGATGAGTTGGCCAAGTGGTTGAAACATTCATCTAAATCAAATCAATAG
- a CDS encoding potassium channel family protein: MQRKKIAVIGIGSFGKLFVRYLFDDGHEVIAIDKDPIIIDSIKDYVTIAVTLDATDEHALQSQGISEVDYAVIALADDFETSIICAESLKKCGVKNIYARYQTELQMKVLALLGIKDLFNPEEKAARSMAETLSFSGMRSSFLLSDEYSVVEVTVPKRYINQTIADADLRHKYNINVITIKRPTINKDTKRASDSKSEKILGIPHGNTILKEEDIIVLFGSQTDLTRFLET, encoded by the coding sequence ATGCAAAGAAAAAAAATAGCAGTCATCGGAATTGGAAGTTTTGGAAAGTTGTTTGTTCGTTATCTTTTTGATGATGGACATGAAGTCATTGCGATCGACAAAGACCCGATCATCATCGATTCCATAAAAGATTATGTTACCATTGCTGTTACCTTGGATGCAACCGACGAACATGCATTACAATCCCAAGGAATATCTGAAGTGGATTATGCAGTCATTGCCCTTGCCGATGATTTTGAAACATCTATCATTTGTGCTGAAAGTTTAAAAAAATGTGGTGTTAAAAATATTTACGCTCGTTACCAAACCGAATTGCAAATGAAGGTTTTGGCACTTCTGGGAATCAAAGATTTGTTTAATCCTGAAGAAAAAGCAGCAAGGAGTATGGCCGAAACCTTATCCTTTTCAGGAATGCGTTCTAGTTTTTTACTCTCGGATGAATATAGTGTCGTAGAAGTCACGGTTCCCAAACGTTATATCAACCAAACCATCGCTGACGCAGACTTACGTCATAAATACAATATCAATGTCATCACCATCAAACGCCCCACGATCAATAAAGATACGAAACGTGCCTCTGATTCCAAATCAGAAAAGATCTTAGGAATTCCGCACGGGAATACCATCCTCAAAGAAGAGGATATCATTGTTCTCTTTGGATCCCAAACTGACCTGACTCGTTTTCTGGAAACATAA
- a CDS encoding type II toxin-antitoxin system VapB family antitoxin, producing the protein MRTTIDIPEELVREAMRLTHLKTKTDVIKEGLQTLIRKEKLKNLKNYKGTIDLTVDLNTLRKR; encoded by the coding sequence ATGAGAACAACTATCGATATCCCAGAAGAATTAGTTCGTGAAGCAATGAGACTGACCCATTTAAAAACAAAAACGGATGTAATCAAAGAAGGCCTGCAAACATTAATTAGAAAAGAAAAACTAAAAAACCTGAAAAATTACAAAGGGACCATTGATCTTACTGTCGATCTCAATACTTTACGAAAAAGATGA
- a CDS encoding MotA/TolQ/ExbB proton channel family protein — protein sequence MNFSCNLTKKKIALSFVTLLITIFTLAEKIEAQATPAAPTTESTQTTEAPAETPAPVADAPAEAPQQESEIGLVKLFVTGGWSMWPLLLSSIVGFGVILERMYFFFTAKLIRKGYNQDLQDAIDASGMNGIDEFLKANEGQKITDVLKNGMEVSQNDPEIFAAGIEREAGEVMTLLEKGLTVLSAVSTIAPLVGFLGTVSGMINAFDAIANADQVNAKVVAGGIKEALITTAAGLIVAIPAMTFYQYLQGRVAFFTSEVEEAANKIYKEYLKLKAGKRA from the coding sequence ATGAACTTTTCATGTAACCTGACAAAGAAGAAAATCGCTTTGTCTTTTGTGACCCTACTCATCACAATCTTTACTCTCGCAGAAAAAATCGAAGCACAGGCAACACCTGCGGCACCAACGACTGAATCTACACAAACCACAGAAGCACCAGCGGAAACTCCGGCTCCTGTAGCAGATGCACCTGCCGAAGCACCACAACAAGAATCTGAAATCGGACTCGTTAAATTGTTTGTGACTGGTGGATGGTCAATGTGGCCACTACTCCTTTCTTCTATCGTTGGATTTGGTGTGATCTTAGAAAGAATGTACTTTTTCTTCACAGCAAAACTAATCAGAAAAGGATACAACCAAGATTTACAAGATGCCATTGATGCTTCTGGAATGAATGGAATTGATGAATTCTTAAAAGCAAACGAAGGCCAAAAAATCACTGATGTATTAAAAAATGGTATGGAAGTTTCTCAAAACGATCCAGAGATTTTTGCAGCTGGTATCGAAAGAGAAGCTGGTGAAGTGATGACACTTCTCGAAAAAGGTCTTACTGTTCTTTCTGCAGTCTCAACGATTGCTCCACTTGTTGGATTCCTTGGAACTGTATCAGGTATGATCAACGCATTCGATGCGATTGCAAATGCTGACCAAGTCAACGCGAAAGTGGTTGCTGGTGGTATCAAAGAAGCGCTTATCACTACGGCTGCTGGTCTTATCGTTGCGATTCCTGCCATGACATTCTACCAATACTTACAAGGCCGAGTTGCATTCTTTACTTCTGAAGTAGAAGAAGCTGCAAACAAAATCTATAAAGAATACTTAAAACTCAAAGCTGGAAAAAGAGCGTAA
- a CDS encoding PIN domain-containing protein, producing the protein MSQVVLDSSIWIEYFRNSNTKISSQVDSLIDSGNIYTNELILAELVPFLKLKKQNQLIQILESIECLKLNIDWKQLIDYQTLIMRNGINRVGIPDLIIAQNIIQYQATLFTLDKHFKLISKFIKLSLF; encoded by the coding sequence ATGAGCCAAGTTGTTTTAGACTCTTCCATTTGGATTGAATATTTTAGAAATTCTAATACAAAGATTTCGTCTCAAGTTGATTCACTCATCGATAGTGGAAATATTTATACTAATGAATTAATATTGGCCGAATTAGTTCCTTTTCTTAAGCTAAAGAAACAAAACCAGTTAATCCAAATTTTAGAATCGATTGAATGTTTAAAATTGAATATTGACTGGAAACAACTGATCGATTACCAAACTTTAATCATGCGAAATGGGATCAATCGCGTGGGAATACCAGATTTAATCATAGCTCAAAATATAATTCAATACCAAGCCACTTTATTCACTCTAGACAAACACTTTAAACTTATCAGTAAATTCATCAAACTGAGTCTCTTTTAA
- a CDS encoding ExbD/TolR family protein — translation MIKLKKKQELEEISAASMSDIAFLLLVFFMVTAVFFVKEGLNISLPRKQSEPQPFLRKNVYEILVTQDRYKMRNPAFGTKEYSSLKEFRDDLNQMEIPDLKNKLALIVTTGDTKYAKMLDALSAVQLRGFEKISVRKKK, via the coding sequence ATGATTAAGTTAAAGAAAAAACAAGAACTAGAGGAGATATCGGCAGCATCCATGTCGGATATTGCCTTTCTACTCTTGGTATTTTTTATGGTAACTGCTGTATTCTTTGTAAAGGAAGGACTTAACATTTCACTTCCTCGCAAACAATCCGAACCTCAGCCTTTTTTACGTAAGAACGTATATGAAATTTTGGTAACACAAGACAGATACAAAATGCGTAACCCGGCATTCGGAACCAAAGAATATTCTAGTTTAAAAGAATTTCGTGATGACCTAAACCAAATGGAAATCCCGGATCTTAAAAACAAACTAGCACTCATTGTTACAACCGGTGATACCAAATATGCAAAGATGTTGGATGCCTTATCCGCAGTTCAACTTCGTGGATTTGAAAAAATCTCAGTGAGAAAGAAGAAATAA
- a CDS encoding cobalamin-binding protein has product MGPERIICLTEEPTEMLYLLGEEKRIVGISVYTERPARAKQEKTKVSAFISGNLKKIMALEPDLVIGFSDIQSQLAKDLIERGLNVLIFNQRSITEILANMQILGNLVGQAEKAKTLILEWQNAIESWKQENESKSKKPKVFFQEWDEPIITGIQWVSEAIELAGGEDCFSHLKDRKLAKDRIINAVDVKDANPDVYVGSWCGKAMDWDWVRNKPEWVSTNFIKSNRIFEMDPSIILQPGPALFLEGIPKLKEIFSSL; this is encoded by the coding sequence ATGGGTCCGGAACGAATCATTTGTCTTACAGAAGAACCAACTGAGATGTTGTATCTTTTGGGGGAAGAAAAACGGATTGTAGGAATCTCGGTTTATACAGAACGACCGGCTCGGGCTAAGCAAGAAAAAACAAAAGTTTCTGCCTTTATCAGTGGGAACTTAAAAAAAATCATGGCTCTCGAACCCGATCTCGTCATTGGATTTTCTGACATCCAATCCCAACTTGCCAAAGACCTCATTGAACGAGGGTTAAATGTTCTTATCTTTAATCAAAGGTCCATCACAGAAATCTTAGCCAATATGCAAATCTTAGGAAACCTTGTGGGCCAGGCCGAAAAAGCCAAAACACTCATCTTAGAATGGCAAAACGCAATAGAGTCTTGGAAACAAGAGAACGAATCCAAATCCAAAAAACCAAAAGTTTTTTTCCAGGAATGGGATGAGCCCATCATCACAGGAATCCAATGGGTGAGCGAAGCCATAGAACTTGCCGGTGGAGAAGATTGTTTTTCGCATTTAAAAGATCGTAAACTTGCCAAAGACCGAATCATCAATGCGGTTGATGTGAAGGATGCCAATCCTGATGTCTATGTTGGCTCTTGGTGTGGAAAGGCAATGGACTGGGACTGGGTGCGGAACAAACCCGAATGGGTATCCACAAACTTTATCAAATCCAACAGAATTTTTGAAATGGATCCAAGTATTATATTACAACCAGGGCCTGCTTTGTTTTTAGAAGGAATTCCTAAACTGAAAGAGATCTTCTCCTCCCTTTAA
- a CDS encoding AbrB/MazE/SpoVT family DNA-binding domain-containing protein, protein MESSAVKKTTIRAIGNSSGATIPKALLEKYNFHEGDTVFLVETENGILLSPYDPDFESAMEFYQDASKKYRNALKELAK, encoded by the coding sequence ATGGAAAGTTCTGCGGTCAAAAAAACTACGATTCGAGCGATTGGAAATTCATCAGGGGCAACGATCCCAAAAGCACTCCTTGAGAAATATAATTTTCATGAAGGGGACACCGTCTTTCTTGTAGAAACTGAAAACGGCATTCTATTATCTCCTTACGACCCTGATTTTGAATCAGCCATGGAATTTTATCAGGATGCTTCTAAGAAATATCGAAATGCGCTTAAAGAATTAGCGAAATGA
- a CDS encoding phasin-related domain-containing protein, with translation MEKQIMDILNAGIGLFQSGKEGLDKAKTQLESTYNELVSKGALDNTEDSVKIRQSVDKILTDIKEFSSVAGKNYDETRSKIVENYNKIAEEIKAKMPEGKIESVKAKINEVAESIKKTGAAKA, from the coding sequence ATGGAAAAACAAATCATGGACATTCTTAACGCAGGAATCGGACTTTTCCAATCAGGAAAAGAAGGTCTTGATAAAGCAAAAACTCAGTTGGAATCAACTTACAATGAATTAGTATCCAAAGGTGCTTTGGACAATACAGAAGATTCTGTAAAGATTCGCCAATCCGTTGACAAAATCCTAACAGACATTAAAGAATTCTCTAGCGTTGCTGGAAAAAACTACGACGAAACTCGTTCTAAAATCGTAGAAAACTACAACAAAATTGCTGAAGAAATCAAAGCAAAAATGCCTGAAGGAAAAATCGAATCCGTAAAAGCAAAAATCAACGAAGTTGCTGAATCGATCAAAAAAACAGGTGCTGCAAAAGCATAA
- a CDS encoding DoxX family protein produces MLEKIFYTESSWFFTLLRLVLGFVILPHGLQKLCGWFGGYGFSATLVFFKSEGIPYAIGFLVIVAESFGALGLIFGFFTRLSSFGIGLTMIGAAIYVRKNGFFMNWFNQQAGEGFEYHILAIGIAVILMFTGGGQLAIDSWVAEKIK; encoded by the coding sequence ATGTTAGAAAAGATATTCTACACAGAATCAAGTTGGTTTTTTACCTTACTCAGATTGGTTTTAGGTTTTGTGATTTTGCCGCACGGATTACAGAAGTTATGTGGATGGTTTGGAGGGTATGGATTTTCTGCCACTTTGGTTTTTTTTAAATCGGAAGGGATCCCCTACGCCATTGGTTTTTTAGTCATTGTGGCAGAATCTTTCGGGGCACTTGGGCTCATCTTCGGATTTTTCACAAGGCTTTCCTCGTTTGGGATTGGACTTACCATGATCGGAGCAGCGATTTATGTGAGAAAAAACGGCTTTTTTATGAACTGGTTCAACCAACAAGCGGGCGAAGGATTTGAATACCATATCTTAGCCATTGGAATTGCTGTGATTTTGATGTTCACTGGCGGTGGCCAACTAGCAATTGATAGTTGGGTTGCAGAGAAGATTAAATAG
- a CDS encoding energy transducer TonB, whose product MNGTVVTQKRSKRERIHRFIDRYRIETGLAISAFLQAIIILFWFTPHLETDSLDDLVEEVAFIDNVQIQEPSTDSKPTDGDFDLTDKEKEEKKEDPRIAGASDPIVSGATSPVDLSPNVRPEYTSDAKALGLTGTMTLEVIIGNTGEVLRVRSVGKQLGGGLEEEAIKVYRRKRFSPSILEGKAITVKVLVPIRFTLN is encoded by the coding sequence GTGAACGGAACAGTTGTTACACAGAAAAGATCCAAACGCGAAAGAATCCATAGGTTCATTGATAGATACCGAATCGAAACTGGTCTTGCCATTTCTGCCTTTTTACAAGCCATCATCATTCTCTTTTGGTTCACTCCACATTTGGAAACCGATAGTTTGGATGACCTTGTAGAAGAAGTTGCTTTCATCGACAATGTGCAAATCCAAGAACCATCTACCGATTCCAAACCAACCGATGGTGATTTTGATCTAACTGACAAAGAAAAAGAAGAGAAAAAAGAAGACCCACGCATTGCCGGTGCTTCTGATCCCATCGTTTCGGGAGCAACATCTCCAGTGGATTTATCACCTAACGTTCGTCCTGAATATACTTCTGATGCAAAAGCACTTGGTTTGACAGGAACTATGACTTTGGAAGTGATCATTGGAAATACCGGCGAAGTGTTAAGAGTCCGCTCCGTAGGTAAACAGTTAGGTGGTGGTCTTGAAGAAGAAGCCATTAAAGTTTACCGAAGAAAAAGATTTTCTCCATCGATCCTAGAAGGAAAAGCCATCACCGTGAAGGTGCTTGTTCCCATTCGATTTACATTGAATTAA
- a CDS encoding LBF_0142 family lipoprotein yields the protein MFRFHVLLISISLFCISCSLADLRPPTLQKEGLNPDLKKKGLSIITNPPVKELTPGDWKGYKQIQFVLKDVWHSKFVRFFTPIKESEQRLRVYLDFEKDAMEVEFLGGEKKGLILGLVKKDTYQIAADTGKVFTGDDEVRVYLESLRLYLTLPWRLTEYPIIQYAGPTQKLGQDYEVVYFTSVQVGATPDTDQYVGYFEKTSGALEWMEFTYRELFSFYKGVIKYGYYEGWNDKQYPRRISILDKFEDPDFVHEIRIEKMEIPKQPMEEEDKVLELPE from the coding sequence ATGTTTCGTTTCCATGTTTTACTCATTTCTATTTCTTTATTTTGTATTTCTTGTTCTTTGGCTGACCTACGCCCTCCCACCTTACAAAAAGAAGGTTTGAATCCTGACTTAAAAAAGAAGGGATTGTCGATCATTACAAATCCCCCTGTGAAAGAACTCACACCGGGTGATTGGAAAGGATACAAACAAATTCAATTTGTATTGAAAGATGTTTGGCATTCTAAGTTTGTTCGATTTTTTACACCGATTAAAGAATCGGAACAAAGGCTTCGTGTGTATTTGGATTTTGAAAAAGATGCAATGGAAGTGGAATTCCTTGGTGGTGAAAAAAAAGGCCTGATCCTTGGCCTTGTTAAAAAAGACACTTACCAAATTGCTGCTGATACAGGAAAAGTTTTTACCGGTGACGATGAAGTCCGAGTTTATTTGGAATCCCTTCGTTTGTACCTAACACTGCCTTGGCGACTGACAGAATACCCCATCATCCAATATGCAGGACCCACTCAAAAATTAGGCCAAGACTATGAAGTAGTTTATTTTACCTCTGTGCAGGTAGGTGCCACTCCAGACACAGACCAATATGTTGGTTACTTTGAAAAAACAAGTGGTGCCTTAGAATGGATGGAGTTTACCTACCGGGAACTTTTTAGTTTTTATAAAGGTGTGATCAAATACGGATACTATGAAGGTTGGAACGACAAACAATACCCGAGACGTATTAGTATTTTAGATAAGTTTGAAGATCCTGATTTTGTTCATGAAATCCGAATCGAAAAAATGGAAATTCCCAAACAACCAATGGAAGAAGAAGATAAGGTATTGGAATTACCGGAATAA